A stretch of the Musa acuminata AAA Group cultivar baxijiao chromosome BXJ2-7, Cavendish_Baxijiao_AAA, whole genome shotgun sequence genome encodes the following:
- the LOC135617505 gene encoding protein STAY-GREEN 1, chloroplastic-like isoform X2, whose amino-acid sequence MALAAGLFLLPAQLKQHSCCPDLRRGPLLVFGKPRERRRRSIAPVARLFGPAIFEASKLKVLFLGVDEEKHPGKLPRTYTLTHSDVTSKITLAVSNTINRAQGWYNRLQRDEVVAEWKKVQGKMSLHVHCHISGGHFLLDLIANLRYYIFCKELPVVLKAFVHGDETLFNSYPELEEAMVWVYFHSSLPEFNRVECWGPLRDATSRGRGKAGDASSSSSSGSPMDRPRQCQVECDCCFPPQSLIPWPHDLEEEYQESAGQLQQ is encoded by the exons ATGGCTCTCGCTGCCGGTCTGTTTCTGCTGCCTGCTCAACTAAAGCAGCACAGCTGTTGTCCGGATCTTAGAAGGGGTCCCTTGTTAGTCTTCGGCAAGCCGAGAGAAAGACGAAGGCGATCCATAGCTCCG GTTGCGAGACTATTTGGGCCGGCAATATTCGAGGCTTCCAAGCTGAAGGTACTGTTCTTGGGGGTGGACGAGGAGAAGCACCCGGGGAAGCTACCCAGGACCTACACCCTCACCCACAGCGATGTCACCTCCAAGATCACTCTTGCCGTCTCCAACACCATCAATCGTGCTCAG GGATGGTACAACCGGCTGCAGCGGGACGAGGTGGTGGCCGAGTGGAAGAAGGTCCAGGGAAAGATGTCCCTTCACGTCCACTGCCACATTAGCGGCGGCCACTTCCTCCTCGACCTCATCGCCAACCTCCGATACTACATCTTCTGCAAGGAACTCCCAGTG GTACTGAAGGCGTTTGTTCATGGCGACGAGACGCTGTTCAACAGTTACCCGGAGCTGGAGGAGGCGATGGTGTGGGTCTACTTCCACTCGAGCCTCCCCGAGTTCAACCGGGTCGAGTGTTGGGGGCCGCTCCGGGATGCGACCTCGAGGGGGCGTGGCAAGGCCGGGGacgcgtcgtcctcctcctcctcgggatCGCCGATGGACCGGCCGCGGCAATGCCAGGTGGAATGCGACTGCTGCTTTCCTCCACAGAGTTTGATCCCCTGGCCACACGATCTCGAAGAAGAGTACCAGGAATCCGCTGGCCAACTGCAGCAGTAG
- the LOC135617505 gene encoding protein STAY-GREEN 1, chloroplastic-like isoform X1 has translation MALAAGLFLLPAQLKQHSCCPDLRRGPLLVFGKPRERRRRSIAPVARLFGPAIFEASKLKVLFLGVDEEKHPGKLPRTYTLTHSDVTSKITLAVSNTINRAQLQGWYNRLQRDEVVAEWKKVQGKMSLHVHCHISGGHFLLDLIANLRYYIFCKELPVVLKAFVHGDETLFNSYPELEEAMVWVYFHSSLPEFNRVECWGPLRDATSRGRGKAGDASSSSSSGSPMDRPRQCQVECDCCFPPQSLIPWPHDLEEEYQESAGQLQQ, from the exons ATGGCTCTCGCTGCCGGTCTGTTTCTGCTGCCTGCTCAACTAAAGCAGCACAGCTGTTGTCCGGATCTTAGAAGGGGTCCCTTGTTAGTCTTCGGCAAGCCGAGAGAAAGACGAAGGCGATCCATAGCTCCG GTTGCGAGACTATTTGGGCCGGCAATATTCGAGGCTTCCAAGCTGAAGGTACTGTTCTTGGGGGTGGACGAGGAGAAGCACCCGGGGAAGCTACCCAGGACCTACACCCTCACCCACAGCGATGTCACCTCCAAGATCACTCTTGCCGTCTCCAACACCATCAATCGTGCTCAG CTACAGGGATGGTACAACCGGCTGCAGCGGGACGAGGTGGTGGCCGAGTGGAAGAAGGTCCAGGGAAAGATGTCCCTTCACGTCCACTGCCACATTAGCGGCGGCCACTTCCTCCTCGACCTCATCGCCAACCTCCGATACTACATCTTCTGCAAGGAACTCCCAGTG GTACTGAAGGCGTTTGTTCATGGCGACGAGACGCTGTTCAACAGTTACCCGGAGCTGGAGGAGGCGATGGTGTGGGTCTACTTCCACTCGAGCCTCCCCGAGTTCAACCGGGTCGAGTGTTGGGGGCCGCTCCGGGATGCGACCTCGAGGGGGCGTGGCAAGGCCGGGGacgcgtcgtcctcctcctcctcgggatCGCCGATGGACCGGCCGCGGCAATGCCAGGTGGAATGCGACTGCTGCTTTCCTCCACAGAGTTTGATCCCCTGGCCACACGATCTCGAAGAAGAGTACCAGGAATCCGCTGGCCAACTGCAGCAGTAG
- the LOC103973358 gene encoding uncharacterized protein LOC103973358 gives MKRAASPTPPIAFSSPESLLDWIRPRLPADAIASWGATPGTKSLRNLWLEICKGEASLLLLPHSQTETKGEEDDASTLLRVVNVATLRIRNPRGAVLVESHQLLSDGAVRYRHRILSEKMMPGEPVEEAVARAVREELGKDAVRILPGSYQMRVEEKASVSYPGLPARYVVHSVDAEVDGLPEEAEFSTEEKGEEFEATEKAIFVRRHFWKWVADDGNIQ, from the coding sequence ATGAAACGTGCTGCCTCGCCCACGCCTCCCATCGCTTTCTCTTCGCCGGAGTCCCTCTTGGACTGGATCCGCCCCCGACTTCCCGCCGACGCCATTGCCTCCTGGGGCGCCACTCCTGGGACCAAATCCCTCCGTAATCTCTGGCTCGAGATCTGCAAAGGCGAGGcctcgctcctcctcctcccccactCCCAGACTGAGACGAAAGGCGAGGAAGACGACGCCTCTACCCTCCTCCGCGTTGTCAACGTGGCTACCCTCAGAATTCGTAACCCTCGCGGCGCCGTCCTTGTTGAATCTCACCAGCTTCTCTCCGATGGCGCGGTGCGTTACCGTCACCGTATCCTTTCCGAGAAGATGATGCCCGGGGAGCCCGTGGAGGAGGCTGTCGCCCGTGCAGTCCGTGAGGAACTAGGCAAGGACGCGGTGAGAATTTTGCCGGGGTCGTATCAGATGAGGGTAGAGGAGAAGGCTTCTGTCTCCTATCCGGGCCTCCCGGCACGATACGTGGTCCATTCTGTTGATGCGGAGGTCGATGGACTGCCGGAGGAAGCGGAATTCTCGACGGAAGAGAAGGGGGAAGAGTTTGAAGCAACGGAGAAGGCGATCTTTGTCAGGAGACACTTCTGGAAATGGGTTGCTGACGACGGCAACATTCAGTAA
- the LOC135617506 gene encoding NDR1/HIN1-like protein 1 has translation MSDDKKGRRASPGRLLATSLLLFLLLAGITALVLYLVYRPSKPRFTVSAAAIYDISNASSQANAISTSMQFTLVIRNPNDRASVFYDRISAYVSYRNQPITPPAALPPMFQEKDSTVAISPVLGGGFVPISGDVAAGLATDQAYGVVGLRLVLLGRLRYKSGPFRSNWYGMYVRCDMLTGFRKGVTGPVPLLGEPECKVDT, from the coding sequence ATGTCCGACGACAAAAAGGGCCGCCGCGCCTCCCCCGGGCGCCTCCTCGCcacctccctcctcctcttccttcttctagcTGGCATCACCGCCCTTGTTCTCTACCTCGTCTACCGCCCCTCCAAGCCCCGCTTCACCGTCAGCGCAGCCGCGATCTACGACATCTCCAACGCCTCGTCGCAGGCCAACGCCATCTCCACCAGCATGCAGTTCACCCTGGTCATCCGCAACCCCAACGACCGCGCCTCCGTCTTCTACGACCGCATCTCCGCTTACGTGTCCTACCGCAACCAGCCCATCACGCCACCCGCCGCGCTACCGCCCATGTTCCAGGAGAAGGACAGCACCGTGGCCATCTCGCCGGTGCTCGGCGGCGGGTTCGTGCCCATATCGGGGGACGTCGCGGCAGGGCTGGCCACCGACCAGGCCTACGGGGTGGTGGGGCTAAGGCTGGTGCTGCTGGGGCGGCTGAGGTACAAGTCGGGCCCCTTCCGCAGCAACTGGTATGGGATGTACGTGCGATGCGACATGCTCACCGGATTCAGGAAGGGTGTTACCGGGCCGGTGCCGCTGCTCGGTGAACCGGAGTGCAAGGTCGATACCTGA